The genomic window CTGGAGCACTGGTGCTTGTCTTTTGCATGTGGAACGTCCCGTGGATCTTCAGCTCCAAAGTAGAAGTCACTGTCTGCATGCAAACCACACATCGGAATCCTGTTAAGGAGTTTCGCAAGTCAGGATGCATCTGACAATGCTCCAAGAATTCTTCCTCACTCTGGAGTGGCATTTTGCAAATCCTGCAGTTTCCTGTATCAAGGCTCTTGCTGTGTGTGACCTTATGTTCAGTGAGAGTCAGAAGCGATGGGAATCTCTCACCACATATCGGGCACATATAGTGTTTCACTGGACCCAAATGTGTCTGCATATGTTCACGAAGCCCATTTTCAGAGAAAAATGTCCGTGAGCACACATTACACTTGTAGTTCCCTTTTATCAGCTCTGCCTTTTTCTTTATGATGGCACTTTCCCCAGGTCGAATATTGTGATCCCGAAGTTGGTGGTTTTGCAAGAGAGACTCCATTGTGTAGGCTGCTCCACAAATATCACATCCATACATAGGTTCAGATGTATCAACGTCTTCTTCACTTCCATCGTGGCTGTTGTGGGATTCCTGGCTGTTGGTCAGCAATGTCTGTAGCTCTACTTCTTCCTTCTGAACTGGTTCAGATGCTCCATTGGTTCCACAATTGGGAGTTTTTGTTTCAAAAACGCAATGCTTCTCCCTCAAGTGTTTTTCCAACAATATGATAGCATGAAATGCTTTGCTGCAGAACTTGCAGTTGTATTTTTTGCTGTGTGTTGTGATGTGGCATTGGAGTTCCACTTCTGTGCCAAAAGACTCACCACAAAAAATACACTTGTGTACTTTGCCTTGATTCTCCAAATGATTGTGCTTAACGTGGAGCTGCAAGTCCGTCTCATTGCGGAAATCCCAGTTGCAAGACGTACACCTGTACACCTTCTTCTCATTGCTATGCTTCACAGCCAGATGAAGCTGAATGGAAACTTTTGAATCAAAGACCTCTTGGCACAATGTACAACGGAAAAACACAAAGGTGTGCATGTCAAGCAAGTGCTTCTGCAAATCATCCACTGAAGTAAACTGTTTATCACAACTTTCACAGATGTAGTATGTGGAGGTTATCATAAAATGGATGGTCACATGCTTCAACAGGGACTCCTGGTTTGGAAACTCCTTGTTGCACTGAGGGCAAGTCAATTTTGGCAGGACAGTGTCAAGATGTGTTTTTAAATGAGTCTGAAAACCATCCAGGGAGGTGTATTTAGCACCACACTGATTGCAGATGTACTCACCAGCAGTGCGTGGAGGAGCACTACCAACAGCCTGCATCATCTTTAATGATGTCTGTTCTATAGTAACTGGAGACAAAGGGCTCATGGCTCTAGATTTCTTCCCATTATGGATGTAATTTAGTGCTAATGGAATGTTCTTATGGTTTTCCTTTATATGCTTATTCAGTTTAAGAACACTATTAAATATTGGAGAATTTGTGCAGTAAGAGCAAGAATATACTTCAACGACTGGGTCTTTAGGGGTACCTAATACAGGAGAACCAAAACGAGAACTGCTAAGATCACAATGGACTTGTCTAATATGCTCTTCCAAAGAAGAATCGGTAAGAAACCCCATATAACAATGAGGACAAAAGAACGCATTACTGTCTTTAGCAGCTGGATTTCCAAATCCATGAGTACATCGAATATGTTCCTGAAGAGAGTTGAGGTCATTGAAAACTTCTGAGCAGAAGTTACACTGGTAGATCATAGCAGGCAGGGCAGAAACTATCAGTGCAGGATCTGGCGCTTCATGTATTTGTTTCAGATGTTCATTTAGGTTGTAAAGTGAAGGTAACACTTCTAGACAATACTGACAAATATGGGCTTGTTCAGGTTTATCTAAATGCATAGTTTTCAAATGTATTTGCAGTACTGCAAGGCTTGAAAATAACTGCTTGTTGCAATAAATGCAACTATAAGCAACCTTGGGTTGTTTATTTGAAGGCCCAGTGATATCTGCCACCTGCTGGGCTGTCCGTTTTCTTCCACGTCCTTTTGTGATTGGGGGAACGGCTTCAACCATAGTTGAACTATCTACTGAGAGATTTGAATCTGGAGTAGTGCTAGAGACTGAGGTGTAACCAACTGTCACTAAAGAGGGGCTGTTACTATGGTTGCATGATTCTGGCTGCTGGTGACTATCCATGTGGCTATAGAGCTCTTCAACAGTATGGAAGTTCTCTGAGCAAATACTGCACATatgtttcttttccattccattatgAGCCTGCTCCATGTGATTTACTAGTGAACTTTCCTCTACAAAGAGTTCATGGCAATAAACACACTGAAGAGCAGCTCGGTCTTCATTTGGGGAACACTCTGGGTGGCATTCTGCTATGTGTTTCTGAAGATCTTCTGGAAAATCGAAACCTTCTTCACACTGACTGCATTTCTGAGTGTCCTTCATTTTCCATTCCTCCATCCGGGAGGCAGATTGAGAACTATCTTTGTTCCTTTCATGAACTTGCATATGTCCATGAAGTGAACTAGAGGAGAGGAATCCACGCCTGCAAATGGCACACTTATATGGCTTGTTAGAGGTATGAGTCTTCAAATGAATTTTAAGGTGATCACTTCTTGAAAATGCTGCATCACATTCGCTACAGTGGTATTTCTTATCTCCTGTGTGAAGTTTAATATGGCGATCTCGGCTCCGCTTATGTTTGAAGAGGCGGCTGCAATAGGTGCACTTGAAAGGGAGCTTGTCGCTGTGACTTTGCTCGTGGTGCTTTAGATAACTGAGGCGGCTAAAAGACTTGTCACAAAACTGGCACGGGTAGGGCAATCCTGGGCCACCTTCTTCTTCACCAAAGTCACAACCATCTCCATGGCTTGGGGAAGTCTGATCTTTACTAGAGGGTGAAGAAGCTGGCCATGAGCAGGAAGGATCATCTTCAATGTCTACTCCatctgaaaaaggaagaaagaggggagggaaacaGATGTTTAAAGGCTTCTTGTTCAGATAGCATTTAACATTAGTACAAGTGCATTTAATCAGAGATTTATTGATAAGATGTAATGCTACTTAACATGAATGTGTTTCTTTTTCATTCCCATAACCATTTGCATCTTATGCAC from Thamnophis elegans isolate rThaEle1 chromosome 8, rThaEle1.pri, whole genome shotgun sequence includes these protein-coding regions:
- the ZNF521 gene encoding zinc finger protein 521 isoform X1 — encoded protein: MSRRKQAKPRALKVEENESEDQEGVEQSAVPTDLNCKLEDRTDDGDLIDCKKRPEEGEELEEEAVHSCDSCLQVFESLSDITEHKIHQCQLTDGVDIEDDPSCSWPASSPSSKDQTSPSHGDGCDFGEEEGGPGLPYPCQFCDKSFSRLSYLKHHEQSHSDKLPFKCTYCSRLFKHKRSRDRHIKLHTGDKKYHCSECDAAFSRSDHLKIHLKTHTSNKPYKCAICRRGFLSSSSLHGHMQVHERNKDSSQSASRMEEWKMKDTQKCSQCEEGFDFPEDLQKHIAECHPECSPNEDRAALQCVYCHELFVEESSLVNHMEQAHNGMEKKHMCSICSENFHTVEELYSHMDSHQQPESCNHSNSPSLVTVGYTSVSSTTPDSNLSVDSSTMVEAVPPITKGRGRKRTAQQVADITGPSNKQPKVAYSCIYCNKQLFSSLAVLQIHLKTMHLDKPEQAHICQYCLEVLPSLYNLNEHLKQIHEAPDPALIVSALPAMIYQCNFCSEVFNDLNSLQEHIRCTHGFGNPAAKDSNAFFCPHCYMGFLTDSSLEEHIRQVHCDLSSSRFGSPVLGTPKDPVVEVYSCSYCTNSPIFNSVLKLNKHIKENHKNIPLALNYIHNGKKSRAMSPLSPVTIEQTSLKMMQAVGSAPPRTAGEYICNQCGAKYTSLDGFQTHLKTHLDTVLPKLTCPQCNKEFPNQESLLKHVTIHFMITSTYYICESCDKQFTSVDDLQKHLLDMHTFVFFRCTLCQEVFDSKVSIQLHLAVKHSNEKKVYRCTSCNWDFRNETDLQLHVKHNHLENQGKVHKCIFCGESFGTEVELQCHITTHSKKYNCKFCSKAFHAIILLEKHLREKHCVFETKTPNCGTNGASEPVQKEEVELQTLLTNSQESHNSHDGSEEDVDTSEPMYGCDICGAAYTMESLLQNHQLRDHNIRPGESAIIKKKAELIKGNYKCNVCSRTFFSENGLREHMQTHLGPVKHYMCPICGERFPSLLTLTEHKVTHSKSLDTGNCRICKMPLQSEEEFLEHCQMHPDLRNSLTGFRCVVCMQTVTSTLELKIHGTFHMQKTSTSAPVQTTGRIQHLQKFYKCASCLKEFRSKQDLVKLDINGLPYGLCAICVNLSKSASPGMNIPSSSNRQGMGQNENMSSIENKSKGGLKTRCSSCNVKFESESELQNHIQSVHRELIPDSNSTHLKTPEVSPMPRISPSQSEEKKTYQCIKCQMVFYNEWDIQVHVANHMIELDGRYTSTSTSSRIPRQVGNTNEGLNHECKLCNQTFDSPAKLQCHLIEHSFEGMGGTFKCPVCFTVFVQANKLQQHIFSAHGQEDKIYDCTQCPQKFFFQTELQNHTMTQHSS
- the ZNF521 gene encoding zinc finger protein 521 isoform X3, coding for MSRRKQAKPRALKVEENESEDQEGVEQSAVPTDLNCKLEDRTDDGDLIDCKKRPEEGEELEEEAVHSCDSCLQVFESLSDITEHKIHQCQLTDGVDIEDDPSCSWPASSPSSKDQTSPSHGDGCDFGEEEGGPGLPYPCQFCDKSFSRLSYLKHHEQSHSDKLPFKCTYCSRLFKHKRSRDRHIKLHTGDKKYHCSECDAAFSRSDHLKIHLKTHTSNKPYKCAICRRGFLSSSSLHGHMQVHERNKDSSQSASRMEEWKMKDTQKCSQCEEGFDFPEDLQKHIAECHPECSPNEDRAALQCVYCHELFVEESSLVNHMEQAHNGMEKKHMCSICSENFHTVEELYSHMDSHQQPESCNHSNSPSLVTVGYTSVSSTTPDSNLSVDSSTMVEAVPPITKGRGRKRTAQQVADITGPSNKQPKVAYSCIYCNKQLFSSLAVLQIHLKTMHLDKPEQAHICQYCLEVLPSLYNLNEHLKQIHEAPDPALIVSALPAMIYQCNFCSEVFNDLNSLQEHIRCTHGFGNPAAKDSNAFFCPHCYMGFLTDSSLEEHIRQVHCDLSSSRFGSPVLGTPKDPVVEVYSCSYCTNSPIFNSVLKLNKHIKENHKNIPLALNYIHNGKKSRAMSPLSPVTIEQTSLKMMQAVGSAPPRTAGEYICNQCGAKYTSLDGFQTHLKTHLDTVLPKLTCPQCNKEFPNQESLLKHVTIHFMITSTYYICESCDKQFTSVDDLQKHLLDMHTFVFFRCTLCQEVFDSKVSIQLHLAVKHSNEKKVYRCTSCNWDFRNETDLQLHVKHNHLENQGKVHKCIFCGESFGTEVELQCHITTHSKKYNCKFCSKAFHAIILLEKHLREKHCVFETKTPNCGTNGASEPVQKEEVELQTLLTNSQESHNSHDGSEEDVDTSEPMYGCDICGAAYTMESLLQNHQLRDHNIRPGESAIIKKKAELIKGNYKCNVCSRTFFSENGLREHMQTHLGPVKHYMCPICGERFPSLLTLTEHKVTHSKSLDTGNCRICKMPLQSEEEFLEHCQMHPDLRNSLTGFRCVVCMQTVTSTLELKIHGTFHMQKTSTSAPVQTTGRIQHLQKFYKCASCLKEFRSKQDLVKLDINGLPYGLCAICVNLSKSASPGMNIPSSSNRQGMGQNENMSSIENKSKGGLKTRCSSCNVKFESESELQNHIQSVHRELIPDSNSTHLKTPEVSPMPRISPSQSEEKKTYQCIKCQMVFYNEWDIQVHVANHMIELDGRYTSTSTSSRIPRQMKD
- the ZNF521 gene encoding zinc finger protein 521 isoform X2; its protein translation is MSRRKQAKPRALKVEENESEDQEGVEQSAVPTDLNCKLEDRTDDGDLIDCKKRPEEGEELEEEAVHSCDSCLQVFESLSDITEHKIHQCQLTDGVDIEDDPSCSWPASSPSSKDQTSPSHGDGCDFGEEEGGPGLPYPCQFCDKSFSRLSYLKHHEQSHSDKLPFKCTYCSRLFKHKRSRDRHIKLHTGDKKYHCSECDAAFSRSDHLKIHLKTHTSNKPYKCAICRRGFLSSSSLHGHMQVHERNKDSSQSASRMEEWKMKDTQKCSQCEEGFDFPEDLQKHIAECHPECSPNEDRAALQCVYCHELFVEESSLVNHMEQAHNGMEKKHMCSICSENFHTVEELYSHMDSHQQPESCNHSNSPSLVTVGYTSVSSTTPDSNLSVDSSTMVEAVPPITKGRGRKRTAQQVADITGPSNKQPKVAYSCIYCNKQLFSSLAVLQIHLKTMHLDKPEQAHICQYCLEVLPSLYNLNEHLKQIHEAPDPALIVSALPAMIYQCNFCSEVFNDLNSLQEHIRCTHGFGNPAAKDSNAFFCPHCYMGFLTDSSLEEHIRQVHCDLSSSRFGSPVLGTPKDPVVEVYSCSYCTNSPIFNSVLKLNKHIKENHKNIPLALNYIHNGKKSRAMSPLSPVTIEQTSLKMMQAVGSAPPRTAGEYICNQCGAKYTSLDGFQTHLKTHLDTVLPKLTCPQCNKEFPNQESLLKHVTIHFMITSTYYICESCDKQFTSVDDLQKHLLDMHTFVFFRCTLCQEVFDSKVSIQLHLAVKHSNEKKVYRCTSCNWDFRNETDLQLHVKHNHLENQGKVHKCIFCGESFGTEVELQCHITTHSKKYNCKFCSKAFHAIILLEKHLREKHCVFETKTPNCGTNGASEPVQKEEVELQTLLTNSQESHNSHDGSEEDVDTSEPMYGCDICGAAYTMESLLQNHQLRDHNIRPGESAIIKKKAELIKGNYKCNVCSRTFFSENGLREHMQTHLGPVKHYMCPICGERFPSLLTLTEHKVTHSKSLDTGNCRICKMPLQSEEEFLEHCQMHPDLRNSLTGFRCVVCMQTVTSTLELKIHGTFHMQKTSTSAPVQTTGRIQHLQKFYKCASCLKEFRSKQDLVKLDINGLPYGLCAICVNLSKSASPGMNIPSSSNRQGMGQNENMSSIENKSKGGLKTRCSSCNVKFESESELQNHIQSVHRELIPDSNSTHLKTPEVSPMPRISPSQSEEKKTYQCIKCQMVFYNEWDIQVHVANHMIDEGLNHECKLCNQTFDSPAKLQCHLIEHSFEGMGGTFKCPVCFTVFVQANKLQQHIFSAHGQEDKIYDCTQCPQKFFFQTELQNHTMTQHSS
- the ZNF521 gene encoding zinc finger protein 521 isoform X4, translating into MQVHERNKDSSQSASRMEEWKMKDTQKCSQCEEGFDFPEDLQKHIAECHPECSPNEDRAALQCVYCHELFVEESSLVNHMEQAHNGMEKKHMCSICSENFHTVEELYSHMDSHQQPESCNHSNSPSLVTVGYTSVSSTTPDSNLSVDSSTMVEAVPPITKGRGRKRTAQQVADITGPSNKQPKVAYSCIYCNKQLFSSLAVLQIHLKTMHLDKPEQAHICQYCLEVLPSLYNLNEHLKQIHEAPDPALIVSALPAMIYQCNFCSEVFNDLNSLQEHIRCTHGFGNPAAKDSNAFFCPHCYMGFLTDSSLEEHIRQVHCDLSSSRFGSPVLGTPKDPVVEVYSCSYCTNSPIFNSVLKLNKHIKENHKNIPLALNYIHNGKKSRAMSPLSPVTIEQTSLKMMQAVGSAPPRTAGEYICNQCGAKYTSLDGFQTHLKTHLDTVLPKLTCPQCNKEFPNQESLLKHVTIHFMITSTYYICESCDKQFTSVDDLQKHLLDMHTFVFFRCTLCQEVFDSKVSIQLHLAVKHSNEKKVYRCTSCNWDFRNETDLQLHVKHNHLENQGKVHKCIFCGESFGTEVELQCHITTHSKKYNCKFCSKAFHAIILLEKHLREKHCVFETKTPNCGTNGASEPVQKEEVELQTLLTNSQESHNSHDGSEEDVDTSEPMYGCDICGAAYTMESLLQNHQLRDHNIRPGESAIIKKKAELIKGNYKCNVCSRTFFSENGLREHMQTHLGPVKHYMCPICGERFPSLLTLTEHKVTHSKSLDTGNCRICKMPLQSEEEFLEHCQMHPDLRNSLTGFRCVVCMQTVTSTLELKIHGTFHMQKTSTSAPVQTTGRIQHLQKFYKCASCLKEFRSKQDLVKLDINGLPYGLCAICVNLSKSASPGMNIPSSSNRQGMGQNENMSSIENKSKGGLKTRCSSCNVKFESESELQNHIQSVHRELIPDSNSTHLKTPEVSPMPRISPSQSEEKKTYQCIKCQMVFYNEWDIQVHVANHMIELDGRYTSTSTSSRIPRQVGNTNEGLNHECKLCNQTFDSPAKLQCHLIEHSFEGMGGTFKCPVCFTVFVQANKLQQHIFSAHGQEDKIYDCTQCPQKFFFQTELQNHTMTQHSS
- the ZNF521 gene encoding zinc finger protein 521 isoform X5 — its product is MQVHERNKDSSQSASRMEEWKMKDTQKCSQCEEGFDFPEDLQKHIAECHPECSPNEDRAALQCVYCHELFVEESSLVNHMEQAHNGMEKKHMCSICSENFHTVEELYSHMDSHQQPESCNHSNSPSLVTVGYTSVSSTTPDSNLSVDSSTMVEAVPPITKGRGRKRTAQQVADITGPSNKQPKVAYSCIYCNKQLFSSLAVLQIHLKTMHLDKPEQAHICQYCLEVLPSLYNLNEHLKQIHEAPDPALIVSALPAMIYQCNFCSEVFNDLNSLQEHIRCTHGFGNPAAKDSNAFFCPHCYMGFLTDSSLEEHIRQVHCDLSSSRFGSPVLGTPKDPVVEVYSCSYCTNSPIFNSVLKLNKHIKENHKNIPLALNYIHNGKKSRAMSPLSPVTIEQTSLKMMQAVGSAPPRTAGEYICNQCGAKYTSLDGFQTHLKTHLDTVLPKLTCPQCNKEFPNQESLLKHVTIHFMITSTYYICESCDKQFTSVDDLQKHLLDMHTFVFFRCTLCQEVFDSKVSIQLHLAVKHSNEKKVYRCTSCNWDFRNETDLQLHVKHNHLENQGKVHKCIFCGESFGTEVELQCHITTHSKKYNCKFCSKAFHAIILLEKHLREKHCVFETKTPNCGTNGASEPVQKEEVELQTLLTNSQESHNSHDGSEEDVDTSEPMYGCDICGAAYTMESLLQNHQLRDHNIRPGESAIIKKKAELIKGNYKCNVCSRTFFSENGLREHMQTHLGPVKHYMCPICGERFPSLLTLTEHKVTHSKSLDTGNCRICKMPLQSEEEFLEHCQMHPDLRNSLTGFRCVVCMQTVTSTLELKIHGTFHMQKTSTSAPVQTTGRIQHLQKFYKCASCLKEFRSKQDLVKLDINGLPYGLCAICVNLSKSASPGMNIPSSSNRQGMGQNENMSSIENKSKGGLKTRCSSCNVKFESESELQNHIQSVHRELIPDSNSTHLKTPEVSPMPRISPSQSEEKKTYQCIKCQMVFYNEWDIQVHVANHMIDEGLNHECKLCNQTFDSPAKLQCHLIEHSFEGMGGTFKCPVCFTVFVQANKLQQHIFSAHGQEDKIYDCTQCPQKFFFQTELQNHTMTQHSS